One window of Chlamydia sp. 04-14 genomic DNA carries:
- a CDS encoding 50S ribosomal protein L23 codes for MKDPYDVVKRHYVTEKAKTLEGLSLGNGEGKKKGSFCKHPKYTFVVSCDATKPLIAQALESIYADKKVKVKSVNTICVKPQPARMFRGKRKGKTAGFKKAVVTFYEGHSIG; via the coding sequence ATGAAAGATCCTTATGATGTAGTCAAACGGCATTATGTAACCGAGAAGGCTAAAACTTTAGAAGGTTTGAGTCTTGGGAATGGTGAGGGCAAAAAGAAAGGTAGTTTCTGTAAGCATCCAAAATATACATTTGTTGTATCTTGCGATGCCACTAAGCCTTTAATTGCTCAAGCTTTGGAATCTATTTATGCAGATAAAAAAGTAAAAGTTAAAAGTGTAAACACGATATGTGTGAAGCCTCAGCCAGCCCGAATGTTTCGTGGAAAACGAAAAGGAAAGACTGCAGGATTTAAGAAGGCAGTTGTGACCTTCTATGAAGGCCATTCTATCGGGTAA
- the rplD gene encoding 50S ribosomal protein L4, whose product MVLLSKFDFSGSKTGEVELPDAFFAQEGNGLQLVKDYLVAIRANKRQWSACTRNRSEVSHSTKKPFRQKGTGNARQGCLASPQFRGGGIVFGPKPKFDQHVRINRKEKRAAIRLLLSQKIQTNRLIVADDSVFTSSLSSPKTKEALRFLKSCNVECRGILFIDDLDHAQNNEGLRLSLRNLSAVRGFAYAMNINGYDLASAHNVVISEKALKGLSGHLISGTKD is encoded by the coding sequence ATGGTTTTATTATCAAAGTTTGATTTTTCTGGGAGTAAAACGGGAGAGGTTGAATTACCAGACGCCTTTTTTGCTCAAGAAGGAAATGGACTTCAACTAGTGAAAGACTATCTTGTGGCCATTCGAGCTAACAAGAGACAGTGGTCCGCATGCACGAGAAATCGTTCAGAAGTTAGTCATTCTACTAAAAAGCCTTTTAGACAGAAAGGCACAGGAAATGCCCGTCAAGGGTGTTTGGCTTCTCCTCAGTTTCGTGGAGGGGGCATTGTTTTCGGTCCCAAGCCTAAGTTTGATCAACATGTTCGTATTAATAGAAAAGAAAAAAGAGCGGCGATTCGTTTGTTGCTGTCTCAAAAGATTCAGACAAATCGATTGATTGTGGCTGATGATAGCGTATTCACAAGTAGTTTATCCTCTCCAAAGACAAAAGAAGCTTTAAGATTTTTAAAATCTTGTAATGTGGAGTGTCGTGGAATTCTTTTCATTGATGATCTAGATCATGCTCAAAACAATGAAGGTTTAAGATTAAGTTTGCGAAATTTATCAGCTGTACGTGGTTTTGCGTATGCAATGAATATCAATGGATACGATCTAGCCTCTGCCCACAATGTAGTGATTTCCGAAAAGGCTCTGAAAGGACTTTCCGGGCATCTTATTTCTGGAACGAAAGATTAA